From a single Mycolicibacterium mengxianglii genomic region:
- a CDS encoding thymidylate synthase, producing MPIATPYEDLLALVLEQGTPKSDRTGTGTRSLFGHQLRYDLSAGFPLITTKKVHLKSVIYELLWFLRGDSNVGWLHEHGVTIWDEWASETGDLGPVYGVQWRSWPTPTGEHIDQISAAVDLLRSDPDSRRIIVSAWNVGEIPQMALPPCHAFFQFYVADGRLSCQLYQRSADLFLGVPFNIASYALLTHMMAAQAGLGVGEFVWTGGDCHIYDNHVDQVRLQLSREPRPYPELVLAQRDSIFDYTYEDIEIKNYDPHPGIKAPVAV from the coding sequence GTGCCGATCGCAACCCCGTACGAGGATCTGCTGGCTCTGGTGCTCGAGCAGGGCACTCCCAAGTCTGACCGCACCGGTACCGGAACACGCAGCCTGTTCGGTCACCAGCTGCGTTACGACCTCAGCGCCGGATTTCCTCTCATCACCACCAAGAAGGTGCACCTGAAGTCGGTGATCTATGAGCTGCTCTGGTTCCTGCGGGGCGACTCCAACGTCGGATGGCTACACGAGCACGGGGTGACCATCTGGGACGAATGGGCCAGCGAGACAGGCGATCTCGGCCCTGTCTACGGTGTGCAGTGGCGGTCCTGGCCCACGCCGACCGGCGAACACATCGACCAGATCAGTGCAGCGGTGGACTTGCTGCGCAGTGACCCCGACAGCCGGCGCATCATCGTTTCCGCCTGGAACGTCGGTGAGATCCCGCAGATGGCGCTGCCCCCGTGCCACGCGTTCTTCCAGTTCTATGTCGCCGACGGCCGGCTGAGCTGCCAGCTCTACCAACGCAGCGCGGATCTCTTCCTCGGCGTCCCGTTCAACATCGCGTCTTATGCCTTGTTGACCCACATGATGGCCGCTCAGGCCGGGCTCGGTGTCGGCGAGTTCGTCTGGACCGGGGGAGACTGCCACATCTACGACAACCACGTGGATCAGGTTCGGTTGCAACTGAGCCGGGAGCCCAGGCCGTATCCTGAACTTGTTCTGGCGCAGCGCGATTCGATTTTCGACTACACGTACGAGGATATCGAGATCAAGAACTACGACCCGCATCCGGGCATCAAGGCGCCGGTGGCGGTGTGA
- a CDS encoding dienelactone hydrolase family protein produces the protein MPATRKTTDTVTTADGTCPVTVVTPDGDGPWPGVVMYPDAGGARGTFDEMAAKLAGYGYAVLVPDVYYRSGAWQPFDMATVFSDPDERKRLFGMISSVTAEAMATDASAFFDYLAARPDVRGETFGTTGYCMGGRTSLVVAGRVPARVAAAMSFHGGGLVTDTPDSPHLMAEQIRARVYVGGAENDQSFTEENAETLEKALSAAGVEHTIEIYPAAHGFAVPDMTSYDEAAAARHWDAMRDVFGATLA, from the coding sequence ATGCCAGCAACGCGGAAAACCACCGATACCGTCACCACTGCAGACGGCACGTGCCCAGTCACTGTGGTCACCCCGGACGGGGACGGACCCTGGCCAGGTGTGGTGATGTACCCCGACGCCGGCGGCGCACGCGGGACATTTGACGAAATGGCAGCCAAGCTGGCTGGTTACGGCTACGCCGTCCTGGTGCCGGACGTCTACTACCGCAGCGGTGCCTGGCAGCCGTTCGACATGGCGACGGTATTCAGCGACCCGGACGAGCGCAAGCGGCTGTTCGGCATGATCAGCTCGGTCACCGCCGAGGCCATGGCCACCGACGCCAGCGCATTCTTCGACTACCTGGCCGCACGCCCGGATGTTCGCGGCGAGACTTTCGGCACGACGGGCTATTGCATGGGCGGGCGGACGTCGCTGGTGGTGGCCGGGCGGGTGCCGGCACGGGTGGCCGCCGCGATGTCCTTCCACGGCGGCGGGCTGGTCACCGATACTCCCGACAGTCCGCATCTGATGGCCGAGCAGATCCGCGCCAGGGTGTACGTGGGCGGAGCGGAAAACGATCAATCGTTCACCGAGGAGAACGCCGAAACACTGGAGAAGGCGCTCTCGGCCGCCGGGGTCGAGCACACCATCGAGATCTATCCCGCCGCGCACGGTTTCGCGGTGCCCGACATGACGTCCTACGACGAGGCGGCGGCCGCGCGGCACTGGGACGCCATGCGTGATGTGTTCGGGGCCACGTTGGCCTGA
- a CDS encoding HpcH/HpaI aldolase/citrate lyase family protein yields the protein MYDQVQQEQSPDSQPPGSRIDPVLARSWLLVNGAQYERFAVAARSRADIVVLDIEDAVAPKDKGAARENVIRWLADGNSDWVRVNGFGTPWWADDLALLAGTSIGGVMLAMVESVDHVTETAKRLPGVPIVALVETARGLERIAEIASAKGTFRLAFGIGDFRRDTGFGDNPATLAYTRSRFTIAAKAAHLPSAIDGPTVGSSALKLIEATAVSAEFGMTGKICLTPDQCGTVNEGLSPSMDEISWAKEFFAEFEADGGEIRNGSDLPRIARANKILDLARAYGIEESEFDDEEVHAPAPSDTYHY from the coding sequence GTGTATGACCAGGTCCAGCAGGAACAGAGCCCCGACAGCCAGCCCCCGGGCTCCCGGATAGATCCCGTGCTGGCGCGCAGCTGGCTGCTGGTCAACGGCGCGCAGTACGAGCGGTTCGCCGTCGCGGCCCGGTCGCGGGCCGACATCGTCGTCCTCGATATCGAGGACGCGGTTGCGCCCAAGGACAAGGGTGCCGCCCGCGAGAACGTCATCCGCTGGCTGGCCGACGGCAACAGCGACTGGGTGCGGGTCAACGGTTTCGGCACCCCGTGGTGGGCTGACGACTTGGCGTTGCTCGCCGGCACTTCGATCGGCGGGGTGATGCTGGCGATGGTCGAATCCGTCGACCACGTGACCGAGACCGCCAAGCGGCTGCCCGGTGTACCGATCGTCGCGCTGGTGGAGACGGCCCGCGGTCTCGAGCGCATCGCCGAGATCGCGTCGGCCAAAGGCACATTCCGGCTCGCCTTCGGCATCGGCGACTTCCGCCGCGACACCGGCTTCGGTGACAACCCGGCCACGCTGGCCTACACCCGATCGCGATTCACCATCGCCGCCAAGGCGGCCCATCTGCCCAGCGCCATCGACGGGCCGACGGTCGGTTCGAGCGCGCTCAAGCTCATCGAGGCCACTGCGGTGTCAGCGGAATTCGGGATGACCGGCAAGATCTGCCTGACGCCCGATCAGTGCGGAACCGTGAACGAGGGGCTCTCGCCGTCGATGGACGAGATCAGTTGGGCGAAGGAGTTTTTCGCCGAGTTCGAGGCCGACGGCGGCGAGATCCGCAACGGGTCGGACCTGCCCCGCATCGCGCGCGCCAACAAGATCCTCGATCTGGCACGGGCGTACGGAATCGAAGAATCAGAATTCGACGACGAAGAAGTCCACGCCCCCGCGCCGTCGGATACCTACCACTACTGA
- a CDS encoding flavodoxin family protein, which translates to MSTLLVVHHTPSPGTRELLEQVVAGARDPEISGVDVHVVPALAATVPDALEADGFLFGTTANFGYMSGALKHFFDTVYYPILDHVAGRPYGLWVHGNNDTAGAVTAVERLTTGLALTKAADVLEVTGGIDASVRGRAYELGGTLAATLMQ; encoded by the coding sequence GTGAGCACCCTGCTCGTCGTGCACCACACGCCGTCGCCGGGAACGCGTGAACTTCTCGAGCAGGTCGTCGCCGGTGCCCGAGACCCCGAGATCAGCGGGGTCGACGTCCATGTGGTGCCCGCTCTGGCCGCCACCGTCCCGGACGCGCTCGAGGCTGACGGTTTCCTGTTCGGCACCACCGCCAACTTCGGTTACATGTCCGGGGCGCTCAAGCATTTTTTCGACACGGTGTACTACCCGATCCTGGATCACGTCGCGGGTCGGCCGTATGGGCTGTGGGTACACGGCAACAACGACACCGCCGGAGCGGTGACCGCTGTCGAGCGCCTGACGACCGGCCTGGCGCTGACGAAAGCGGCCGACGTCCTCGAGGTCACCGGCGGAATTGATGCGAGTGTGCGCGGGCGCGCCTACGAGCTCGGTGGCACACTCGCTGCGACGCTGATGCAGTGA
- the dapB gene encoding 4-hydroxy-tetrahydrodipicolinate reductase yields the protein MRVAVLGSKGKVGATMVAAVEDAADLTLSAQVDAGDELSKLTDANTEVAIDFTHPNVVMDNLKFLIDNGIHAVVGTTGFTDERLAQVRSWLAAKPDTAVLIAPNFAIGAVLSMHFAQQAARFFESVEVIELHHPYKADAPSGTAARTAKLIAEARKDLPPNPDATSTGLEGARGADVDGIPVHSVRLAGLVAHQEVLFGTQGETLTIRHDSIDRTSFVPGVLLAVRKIAERPGLTVGIEPLMDL from the coding sequence ATGCGAGTAGCGGTACTGGGGTCGAAGGGCAAAGTCGGGGCGACAATGGTCGCGGCGGTCGAAGACGCCGCCGATCTGACGTTGTCGGCGCAGGTTGACGCCGGAGACGAGCTGTCCAAGCTGACCGACGCCAACACCGAGGTCGCCATCGACTTCACCCACCCCAATGTGGTGATGGACAACCTGAAGTTCTTGATCGACAACGGTATCCACGCGGTAGTGGGCACCACCGGTTTCACCGATGAGCGTCTCGCGCAGGTGCGCTCCTGGCTGGCGGCCAAACCGGACACCGCGGTGCTGATCGCTCCGAACTTCGCCATCGGTGCGGTGCTGTCCATGCACTTCGCGCAGCAGGCCGCCCGCTTCTTCGAGTCGGTCGAGGTGATCGAACTACATCACCCGTACAAGGCAGACGCTCCCTCGGGGACCGCGGCCCGCACCGCGAAACTGATCGCGGAGGCGCGAAAAGACCTGCCGCCCAACCCCGATGCCACCAGCACCGGGCTCGAGGGCGCCCGCGGCGCCGACGTCGACGGCATCCCGGTGCACTCGGTGCGGCTGGCCGGACTCGTGGCGCATCAGGAAGTGCTGTTCGGCACCCAAGGGGAGACGCTCACGATTCGGCACGACAGCATCGACCGCACCTCGTTTGTGCCCGGCGTGCTGCTGGCGGTCCGGAAAATTGCGGAGCGGCCGGGGCTGACGGTGGGCATCGAACCGCTGATGGACCTCTGA
- a CDS encoding HNH endonuclease signature motif containing protein, producing the protein MFSNRVSEAVAMLLTAMDALAAVSKTEWEGLPLADRLATAESVETARRRGLAVGTTLAATLVGDDQAVLGGGPRQLLADWLRITTAEAKHRLDHAAKVEERTTLTGPVLPPVLAATAASWHAGRLDEEHLTVILDFIKDLPADIEPAERDTAEAFLAHKAAELRPEQLKQLADNLAITLNPDGVFTDADRKRQSSFCWGPQRRDGMSKGTLWATPELRAGLDAHFAHGAKPGMNNPADQSPCTEGEPDPELAGSDTRSPAQRRHDALNALVRRQLGDPDLGTHRGLPVTIIASTTLSELQSGAGQAVTAAGTLLPIPDLIRMAQHAFHYLTVFDDVTGRPLWLGRTKRCASADQRIVLHALDRGCTFPGCDKPGYLCEVHHVDEWAAGGRTDIDKLTFACGVHHKLLSQGWRTRKLGNGDTEWLPPTQLGLTFGGTVNAFHHPERFLPKTPGAAEAPEAAEAPGADAEDDPD; encoded by the coding sequence ATGTTTTCGAATCGGGTGTCCGAGGCGGTGGCCATGCTGCTCACCGCGATGGATGCGCTGGCCGCGGTCTCGAAAACCGAATGGGAGGGATTGCCGCTGGCGGACCGGTTGGCCACGGCCGAGTCGGTGGAGACGGCGCGCCGTCGCGGGTTGGCGGTGGGCACAACCCTGGCTGCGACCCTGGTGGGCGATGACCAGGCCGTGTTGGGTGGTGGGCCGCGCCAGTTGTTGGCCGACTGGTTGCGCATCACCACCGCCGAAGCCAAGCACCGGTTGGATCATGCCGCCAAGGTGGAGGAGCGCACCACGTTGACCGGTCCGGTGCTGCCACCGGTGTTGGCCGCCACCGCTGCCTCGTGGCACGCCGGACGGCTTGATGAAGAGCATCTGACGGTGATCCTGGACTTCATCAAGGACCTGCCGGCCGACATCGAACCCGCAGAGCGGGACACCGCCGAGGCGTTTCTGGCCCACAAGGCCGCCGAGTTGCGACCCGAACAGCTCAAACAACTGGCGGACAACCTCGCGATCACGCTGAACCCCGACGGGGTCTTCACCGATGCTGACCGGAAGCGCCAGTCCAGCTTCTGCTGGGGACCGCAACGTCGCGACGGGATGAGCAAAGGCACCCTCTGGGCCACCCCGGAGTTGCGGGCCGGCCTGGATGCCCACTTCGCGCACGGCGCCAAACCCGGTATGAACAATCCGGCCGACCAGTCCCCCTGCACCGAGGGCGAACCCGACCCCGAGCTGGCCGGCAGCGATACCCGCAGCCCGGCGCAACGCCGCCACGACGCTCTGAATGCGTTGGTACGCAGGCAACTCGGTGACCCCGACCTCGGAACCCACCGTGGACTGCCGGTCACCATCATCGCCTCGACCACCCTGTCCGAGTTACAGTCCGGCGCCGGGCAGGCGGTCACCGCCGCCGGCACCCTGCTGCCGATCCCCGATCTGATCCGGATGGCACAGCACGCCTTTCATTACCTGACGGTGTTCGACGACGTGACGGGCCGGCCATTGTGGTTGGGCCGCACCAAACGGTGTGCGAGCGCCGACCAGCGGATCGTCCTGCACGCCTTGGATCGAGGCTGCACATTTCCGGGGTGTGACAAGCCGGGCTATCTGTGCGAGGTCCACCACGTCGATGAATGGGCCGCCGGTGGTCGCACCGATATCGACAAACTCACGTTCGCCTGCGGCGTCCACCACAAGCTGCTCAGCCAAGGGTGGCGGACGCGCAAACTGGGCAACGGCGACACCGAATGGCTGCCACCGACTCAACTCGGCCTCACATTCGGGGGCACCGTCAACGCGTTCCACCACCCTGAACGGTTTCTGCCCAAGACACCGGGAGCCGCCGAAGCACCGGAAGCCGCCGAAGCACCGGGGGCCGACGCCGAGGACGACCCCGACTGA
- a CDS encoding molybdopterin-containing oxidoreductase family protein: MTLAAEPPPLAGKKLTIVRGACPHDCPDTCAMLYEVEDGKLVNVKGDPDHPMTRGGLCVKVKNFHEHHYQSDRLLYPMRRVGAKGAGEFERITWDEALAEIKQRWDEIIKTYGSQAIMPHAYLGHQGVINGLTSGDAFFNRLGSTVAEKTYCESGSSTAWHMTVGGSGGLDVESMAHSKYIIVWGMNMTSTNLHGWPFLLEARKRNGAKIVVIDPVRNRTARQADWHIPIRPGTDGALALGMMHEIIAQGLVDTDYVEKYTVGYDELAARAAAFPPERVEEITGVPADDVRTLAREYATSQPAAIRQGVALERNRGGGQAIRAITCLPALVGAWRHVGGGTMEMPIWEFPTRFDKICMPQWIPEGTRVVNELDLGKALTGEMELDPPIKSLFVYNSNPVSQAPAQQKLMSGLMRDDLFTVVSEHFITDTAKFADIVLPATMQAEQLDIMVTWGHLYITLNQPAIAPPGECVPNVELFRRLAKTMGFTDDYWNRTDREMLIDFHDWDAPALHGITYEKLEEVGWMRLNVGTPDTRAPHAEGNFPTPSGKCEFRSSLAEGGNFVVPVWRSMYEDKQPGGYLDPVPDYVPPFESRQSNPVLAERFPLSIITPKPHAFLNSQYGNAPDKQAAQGELRVFIHPVDAAEREILDGDLVRVFNDRGAFEAPAVLDAGLITGLVMSNVGYWQDKTNTTVNAITSDRHCEFGNAGVYGDNLVEVEKVSEVAKVVEAAIAV; this comes from the coding sequence ATGACACTCGCCGCCGAACCCCCACCGCTCGCGGGCAAGAAACTCACCATTGTCCGTGGCGCCTGCCCGCACGACTGCCCCGACACGTGCGCGATGCTCTACGAGGTCGAGGACGGAAAGCTGGTCAACGTCAAAGGGGACCCTGATCACCCCATGACCAGGGGCGGCCTCTGCGTGAAGGTGAAGAACTTCCACGAGCACCACTACCAGTCAGACCGCCTGCTGTATCCGATGCGCCGGGTGGGAGCCAAGGGCGCCGGCGAATTCGAACGCATCACCTGGGATGAAGCGCTCGCCGAGATCAAGCAGCGCTGGGACGAGATCATCAAAACCTATGGCAGCCAGGCGATCATGCCGCACGCCTACCTCGGCCACCAGGGTGTGATCAACGGGCTGACCTCCGGCGACGCCTTCTTCAACCGCCTGGGATCGACGGTGGCCGAGAAGACCTACTGCGAGTCCGGCTCGTCGACCGCATGGCATATGACCGTCGGCGGCTCAGGCGGCCTCGACGTCGAATCGATGGCGCACTCGAAGTACATCATCGTCTGGGGCATGAACATGACCAGCACCAATCTGCACGGCTGGCCGTTCCTGCTGGAGGCACGGAAACGCAACGGCGCCAAGATCGTTGTCATCGATCCCGTACGCAACCGCACCGCCCGCCAGGCCGACTGGCACATTCCGATCCGTCCGGGAACCGACGGTGCCCTGGCGCTGGGGATGATGCACGAGATCATCGCGCAGGGGCTGGTGGACACCGACTATGTGGAGAAGTACACCGTCGGCTACGACGAACTCGCCGCCCGCGCGGCAGCCTTCCCGCCCGAACGAGTCGAAGAGATCACCGGCGTCCCGGCCGACGATGTCCGCACCTTGGCCCGCGAGTACGCCACCAGCCAGCCCGCAGCGATCCGCCAGGGTGTCGCCCTGGAGCGCAATCGTGGTGGTGGACAAGCCATTCGCGCCATCACCTGTCTGCCCGCCCTGGTCGGGGCGTGGCGGCACGTGGGTGGCGGCACGATGGAGATGCCGATCTGGGAATTCCCCACTCGCTTCGACAAGATCTGTATGCCGCAGTGGATCCCCGAAGGCACCCGGGTGGTCAATGAACTCGACCTGGGCAAGGCCTTGACGGGCGAGATGGAACTGGACCCGCCGATCAAGTCGCTGTTCGTGTACAACTCGAACCCGGTTTCGCAAGCCCCCGCCCAGCAGAAGCTGATGAGCGGGCTGATGCGCGACGACCTGTTCACCGTCGTCAGCGAGCATTTCATCACCGACACCGCAAAGTTCGCCGACATCGTGCTGCCGGCGACGATGCAGGCTGAACAGCTCGACATCATGGTCACCTGGGGCCATCTGTACATCACGCTCAACCAGCCGGCCATCGCGCCGCCGGGTGAATGCGTTCCCAACGTCGAGCTGTTCCGCCGCCTGGCCAAGACGATGGGCTTCACCGACGACTACTGGAACCGCACCGACCGCGAGATGCTGATCGATTTCCACGACTGGGACGCCCCCGCCCTGCACGGCATCACCTACGAAAAGCTCGAGGAAGTGGGCTGGATGCGACTCAACGTGGGCACCCCCGACACCAGGGCGCCGCATGCCGAGGGCAACTTCCCCACCCCCTCGGGTAAGTGCGAGTTCCGCTCCAGCCTCGCCGAGGGCGGCAACTTCGTCGTGCCGGTGTGGCGCTCGATGTACGAGGACAAGCAACCCGGCGGTTATCTGGACCCCGTGCCTGATTACGTACCGCCGTTCGAATCCCGTCAGTCCAATCCGGTACTGGCCGAACGGTTCCCGCTGAGCATCATCACGCCCAAACCGCACGCATTCCTCAACAGCCAGTACGGTAATGCACCGGACAAGCAGGCTGCCCAAGGCGAGCTGCGGGTGTTCATCCACCCTGTCGACGCTGCCGAACGCGAGATTCTCGACGGCGATCTGGTCCGGGTGTTCAACGACCGTGGAGCCTTCGAGGCTCCGGCAGTGCTCGACGCCGGTCTGATCACCGGGCTGGTGATGTCCAATGTCGGTTATTGGCAGGACAAGACGAACACCACCGTCAACGCCATCACCTCCGATCGGCACTGCGAGTTCGGCAACGCCGGGGTGTACGGCGACAACCTGGTGGAGGTCGAGAAGGTGTCGGAGGTCGCCAAGGTGGTCGAAGCCGCGATCGCGGTCTGA
- a CDS encoding HTH-type transcriptional regulator AldR: protein MAARRGSPPKDVRAAELDDVDRRILATLHADARISNSALAEAVGIAASTCHGRVRRLQDLGVIRGFFTDIDPTAIGLSLQAMISVSLQSNARGKIRKFIEHMRCKPQVMDVYFLAGADDFILHVAARDTDDLRSFVVENLNSDADVAGTQTSLIFEHLRGAAPL, encoded by the coding sequence ATGGCGGCGCGCCGCGGTTCTCCGCCGAAGGATGTTCGGGCAGCTGAACTCGACGACGTCGACCGGCGGATTCTGGCCACGCTGCACGCCGACGCACGAATCTCCAACAGCGCACTGGCCGAGGCGGTCGGCATCGCCGCATCCACCTGCCATGGTCGGGTGCGTCGACTGCAGGACCTGGGGGTGATCCGCGGGTTCTTCACCGATATCGATCCCACGGCGATCGGCCTTTCACTACAGGCGATGATCTCGGTGAGTCTGCAGTCCAACGCCCGCGGCAAGATCCGCAAATTCATCGAACACATGCGTTGCAAACCCCAGGTGATGGATGTCTACTTCCTCGCCGGGGCGGACGATTTCATCCTGCACGTCGCCGCCCGCGACACCGACGACCTGCGCTCGTTCGTCGTGGAGAACCTGAACTCCGATGCCGATGTCGCGGGCACCCAGACCTCGTTGATCTTCGAGCACCTCCGCGGCGCGGCGCCCCTCTGA